From a single Populus nigra chromosome 18, ddPopNigr1.1, whole genome shotgun sequence genomic region:
- the LOC133678350 gene encoding LOW QUALITY PROTEIN: uncharacterized mitochondrial protein AtMg00170/AtMg00620 (The sequence of the model RefSeq protein was modified relative to this genomic sequence to represent the inferred CDS: inserted 2 bases in 2 codons; substituted 6 bases at 6 genomic stop codons), which translates to MPSSSTMLKPEVGPDSLPREAPVIAYTEKWLYNQLIILFYFPTKHHASSSFSLFFIFQPIVSISFLQQHIILVIYLNAYNSICFXXXQXSMQYCFFFFLXLFLNDIITTRGKLMLPTLPXKRAAFFLXKISIPSXGLSKQYS; encoded by the exons ATGCCGTCGTCGTCGACGATGCTTAAACCAGAGGTCGGACCTGACAGTCTTCCTCGAGAAGCTCCTGTCATTGCCTACACCGAGAAG TGGCTCTATAACCAGttaatcattcttttttattttccaaccaAACatcatgcttcttcttctttttctttattttttatcttccaACCAATCGTTTCGATTTCGTTTCTGCAACAACATATAATCTTGGTCATTTATCTTAATGCTTACAACTCAATTTGTTTCTAGTGATAACAATAATCCATgcaatactgtttttttttcttct tgttGTTTCTGAATGATATCATAACTACACGAGGTAAATTGATGCTACCCACTCTAC TAAAAAGGGCAGCTTTCttcctttaaaaaatatcgATTCCATCATGAGGGCTTAGTAAACAGTATAGTTAG